Proteins co-encoded in one Lasioglossum baleicum chromosome 3, iyLasBale1, whole genome shotgun sequence genomic window:
- the LOC143222003 gene encoding uncharacterized protein LOC143222003 gives MRLNQAVFFVGCYFLALSLVAVSPTPDEPAFELPVQLVGFPVIIAAVRISNFVKKLAYSLNPATYVSRTKRDLPLIHDEEILDVGQVEKKLVAELGSNVCIYERICAKYADRTLRNRSKERDLDWNVVFSEYKSSPNPVKENYLLSVFLGDIIGSPRLCHQLAKRGRGCGDTTSSD, from the exons ATGCGACTGAACCAAGCAGTTTTCTTCGTCGGATGTTACTTCCTGGCACTTTCTTTGGTTGCTGTATCTCCGACTCCGGACGAACCGGCGTTCGAACTTCCGGTACAACTGGTCGGCTTCCCGGTAATCATTGCTGCTGTCAGGATCTCTAATTTCGTAAAGAAGTTAGCCTACTCTCTTAATCCTG CGACTTATGTAAGTCGAACAAAGCGAGACCTGCCTTTAATCCATGACGAAGAAATCCTAGACGTTGGTCAGGTCGAGAAGAAATTGGTAGCTGAGCTCGGCAGCAACGTTTGCATTTATGAAAGAATTTGTGCCAAGTACGCGGATCGGACGCTGCGAAACCGTAGCAAGGAACGTGATCTCGACTGGAACGTCGTCTTCAG CGAGTACAAATCATCGCCGAACCCAGTGAAGGAGAATTATTTATTGAGCGTGTTCCTGGGCGACATTATAGGCAGCCCAAGACTGTGTCATCAGCTGGCGAAGAGAGGTAGAGGCTGTGGCGACACAACATCCTCGGATTAA